Proteins encoded together in one Altererythrobacter epoxidivorans window:
- a CDS encoding serine hydrolase domain-containing protein: MKLRSLLPIATLALVPTLISCGEAPASEPPVSEEALAAITDDAGAPKEDLARQVDELFTMDGLGETRALVVMADGKIAAERYGEGYGPETRFVSWSMAKTVTAVMIGMLVADGRLSLDESAPVPHWQRPGDARGEITLRQLLQMRSGLRHTEAGDPPYESSEVRMLFLDGRDDMAAWAEEQPLEAEPGSQFEYSSNTTVILADIAARALTDSEDPDIRRAAVSDYLEARLFGPLGMKSMVPEFDASGTLIGGSLIHGTARDWAKFGEFLRRKGRGPGGEQLLPRSWVDAMVSPSPKSPQYGLQTWLNREYREAGTGEDHPLFPDRAPQSLFSLIGHMGQYVIVSPSQHLTVVRLGHSDAEQRKAMLQQLADVIELYPER; this comes from the coding sequence ATGAAACTGCGGTCGCTGCTCCCTATCGCCACACTTGCTCTCGTGCCAACCCTGATATCGTGCGGGGAGGCTCCGGCGAGCGAACCACCCGTGTCCGAAGAAGCGCTCGCGGCGATAACGGACGATGCCGGCGCCCCGAAGGAAGACCTTGCGCGGCAGGTCGACGAGCTGTTCACGATGGACGGCCTCGGCGAAACCCGCGCCCTCGTGGTGATGGCCGACGGCAAGATCGCAGCCGAGCGCTATGGCGAGGGTTATGGTCCCGAAACGCGCTTCGTCAGCTGGTCGATGGCCAAGACCGTAACGGCGGTCATGATCGGCATGCTGGTTGCCGATGGACGGTTGAGCCTGGATGAAAGCGCGCCTGTTCCCCATTGGCAGCGCCCTGGCGATGCCCGCGGCGAGATCACCCTGCGCCAGCTCCTCCAGATGCGTTCCGGCCTGAGGCATACCGAGGCGGGCGATCCTCCCTACGAAAGCTCTGAAGTGCGCATGCTCTTCCTCGACGGGCGCGACGACATGGCTGCCTGGGCCGAAGAACAGCCGCTGGAGGCAGAGCCGGGTTCGCAGTTCGAATATTCCTCGAACACCACTGTCATCCTCGCCGATATCGCAGCGCGCGCGCTGACCGACAGCGAGGATCCCGACATCCGCCGTGCCGCGGTGAGCGATTATCTCGAAGCGCGGCTGTTCGGTCCGCTCGGCATGAAGTCCATGGTGCCCGAATTCGACGCATCGGGGACGCTCATCGGCGGCAGCCTGATCCACGGGACCGCCCGCGACTGGGCCAAGTTCGGCGAATTCCTGCGCCGAAAGGGACGGGGTCCGGGCGGCGAGCAATTGCTGCCGCGAAGCTGGGTCGATGCGATGGTCTCCCCCAGCCCGAAAAGTCCGCAATACGGCCTGCAGACCTGGCTCAACCGTGAGTACCGCGAAGCCGGTACAGGCGAAGACCATCCGCTGTTTCCCGATCGCGCACCGCAAAGCCTGTTTTCGCTGATCGGCCACATGGGCCAATATGTCATCGTGTCGCCGAGCCAGCACCTGACGGTGGTCCGCCTGGGGCATTCCGATGCCGAGCAGCGCAAGGCGATGCTGCAGCAACTTGCCGACGTGATCGAGCTCTACCCCGAACGCTGA
- the pdxH gene encoding pyridoxamine 5'-phosphate oxidase — MPEPTPEELARLATSEIPSGDPMPIFEEWFALAKQSEPNDANAMALATATPDGSPSVRMVLLKGHGPEGFTFYTNAQSRKGTEIRANMQAALLFHWKSLRRQVRIEGPLVEVSPQEADAYFHSRPFVSQVGSAASDQSRPLDQRSTYLDRVESIEAEWAAEGEVPRPAHWTGFTLRPRAIEFWLDRANRLHDRRRFTLTGAGDAVSWSDGLLYP; from the coding sequence ATGCCTGAACCGACACCCGAAGAGCTTGCGCGGCTCGCGACCAGCGAAATCCCGTCGGGGGATCCGATGCCGATTTTCGAAGAGTGGTTTGCGCTCGCCAAACAGAGCGAACCGAACGATGCCAATGCAATGGCGCTCGCGACCGCGACGCCCGATGGCTCTCCTTCGGTGCGCATGGTCCTGCTGAAGGGGCATGGGCCGGAAGGGTTCACCTTCTACACCAACGCCCAAAGCCGCAAGGGCACCGAGATTCGCGCGAACATGCAGGCTGCATTGCTGTTCCACTGGAAAAGCCTGCGCCGCCAGGTCCGGATCGAAGGGCCGCTGGTCGAAGTCAGCCCGCAAGAGGCCGATGCCTATTTCCATTCGCGCCCCTTCGTCAGCCAGGTCGGTTCGGCCGCGTCAGACCAGTCGCGCCCGCTCGACCAGCGCTCGACCTATCTCGACCGGGTCGAGAGTATCGAGGCAGAGTGGGCAGCAGAAGGCGAAGTGCCGCGGCCGGCGCACTGGACCGGGTTCACCCTGCGACCGAGGGCGATCGAGTTCTGGCTCGATCGGGCCAACCGCCTGCATGACAGGCGCCGCTTCACACTGACCGGTGCGGGCGATGCCGTCAGCTGGTCCGATGGGTTGCTGTATCCATGA
- a CDS encoding GumC family protein — protein MESAKDNAPNGTAEYTPYREGIGGFHFDPERLWAEAVNLRYWILGIIALGLLGGLIATLLSTNLYRATSRIEIQRTTVSATDTDPLDPDATGSERQYFNTQYELLRSRSLAGRVVDAGNLARDRNFLEAYGLDEGINPNSRALESILLTGVNPEPVRQSGLVDISFSSPSPQVAQKVANLWAQEFLAANYEKRFGANIEARDFLQEQIGELREKLAESERELINYANDNGIVIVSGGGSGEESGYETAGQSLVGSELETLNTALAEATSKRIEAEAALRAGVNSGKGTNTTSLRQQLATAEADLSELRSRFGPGYPAIQAKVAEIESLRSSLANEGGLENRDARAAYNAALMQEQKLRDLMQQAKNSYLGQQGQSIQYGILKREVETNRQIYDALLQRFKSLEAAGAGKNNMTLIDAAEAPRSPYSPSLAFNLFVGLGIAIFASGLLVFLREALDQTVRDPADVRDRLGLATLGLIPKIETDEAGLVEELAQRSSEVGEAYASARTNMAFLTTHGAPRSVMLTSTRPNEGKSLSTMALARSFAQLGKKVLVIDADLRHSGLHDFVGISTEGSVGLTGLLTGGGTISSAVIHSEENGFDLIPVGHRPPNPVELLASGALREVVELAKQQYDHVLIDGAPVLGLADALEVSKAVEGVVFVIEANGVSIRGIDNAIGRLRTAGAHIFGALVTKLEKRNAIYGYGYGYGYGYGYGDTPPEQPQT, from the coding sequence ATGGAGTCTGCAAAGGACAACGCGCCGAACGGCACCGCGGAATACACTCCTTACCGTGAAGGTATCGGGGGCTTCCATTTCGATCCCGAGCGGTTGTGGGCCGAAGCGGTCAACCTGCGTTACTGGATTCTCGGCATCATCGCGCTCGGCCTGCTCGGCGGGCTGATTGCGACGCTGCTGTCGACCAATCTCTATCGGGCGACTTCACGCATCGAAATCCAGCGCACCACCGTCAGCGCGACCGATACCGACCCGCTCGATCCCGATGCGACCGGATCCGAACGCCAGTATTTCAACACGCAGTACGAACTGCTTCGTTCGCGCTCGCTTGCCGGGCGCGTGGTCGATGCGGGCAACCTCGCACGCGATCGCAACTTCCTCGAAGCTTATGGCCTCGATGAAGGGATCAACCCCAATTCGCGCGCTCTTGAATCTATCCTTCTTACGGGCGTGAACCCCGAACCGGTCCGCCAGTCGGGCCTTGTCGACATTTCTTTCTCCAGCCCGTCTCCGCAGGTCGCGCAGAAAGTCGCCAACCTGTGGGCGCAGGAGTTTCTCGCTGCCAATTATGAAAAGCGTTTCGGCGCCAACATCGAGGCACGCGATTTCCTGCAGGAACAGATCGGTGAATTGCGTGAAAAGCTGGCAGAGTCCGAACGCGAGCTGATCAATTACGCCAATGACAATGGTATCGTCATTGTCAGCGGCGGCGGCAGCGGCGAGGAAAGCGGTTATGAAACCGCCGGCCAGTCGCTCGTCGGATCCGAACTCGAAACGCTCAATACGGCCCTGGCAGAAGCGACCAGCAAGCGGATCGAGGCAGAAGCCGCCCTGCGTGCCGGTGTGAATTCGGGCAAGGGAACCAATACCACGAGCCTGCGCCAGCAGCTGGCGACGGCCGAAGCCGATTTGTCGGAATTGCGTTCGCGCTTCGGGCCGGGATATCCGGCGATCCAGGCCAAGGTTGCCGAAATCGAATCCTTGCGTTCATCGCTTGCGAACGAAGGCGGGCTGGAAAATCGCGATGCGCGCGCCGCATACAATGCTGCGCTGATGCAGGAACAGAAACTGCGCGATCTGATGCAGCAGGCCAAGAATTCCTACCTCGGCCAGCAGGGCCAGTCGATCCAGTACGGCATCCTGAAGCGTGAGGTCGAGACGAACCGCCAGATCTACGATGCGCTTCTCCAGCGCTTCAAGTCGCTCGAGGCGGCAGGTGCCGGCAAGAACAACATGACTCTGATCGACGCGGCCGAAGCGCCGCGCTCGCCCTATTCGCCGTCGCTGGCGTTCAACTTGTTCGTCGGGCTCGGTATCGCGATCTTCGCATCGGGCCTGCTTGTCTTCCTTCGCGAAGCTCTCGACCAGACAGTGCGCGATCCGGCCGATGTGCGAGACCGCCTCGGCCTCGCCACGCTCGGCCTTATCCCGAAGATCGAAACCGACGAGGCTGGCCTGGTCGAGGAGCTGGCGCAGCGCAGCTCCGAGGTCGGCGAGGCTTATGCCTCTGCCAGGACCAACATGGCGTTCCTCACCACACATGGTGCGCCGCGTTCGGTCATGCTTACCTCGACGCGGCCTAATGAGGGCAAGAGCCTTTCGACAATGGCCCTCGCGCGCAGCTTTGCGCAGCTGGGCAAGAAGGTTCTCGTCATCGACGCCGACTTGCGTCACTCGGGCTTGCACGATTTCGTGGGGATCTCGACCGAGGGTTCGGTCGGCCTGACCGGCCTGCTCACAGGTGGCGGCACGATCAGTTCCGCCGTGATCCATTCGGAAGAAAACGGTTTCGACCTCATTCCGGTCGGGCATCGCCCTCCCAATCCGGTCGAGTTGCTCGCCAGCGGAGCGCTGCGCGAGGTCGTCGAACTGGCCAAGCAGCAATACGACCACGTCCTTATCGATGGTGCACCCGTTCTCGGCCTTGCCGACGCTCTCGAGGTGAGCAAGGCGGTAGAAGGCGTAGTCTTCGTGATCGAGGCGAACGGCGTCAGTATCCGCGGCATCGACAATGCGATCGGACGCCTGCGTACGGCAGGGGCACATATCTTTGGTGCTCTCGTGACCAAGCTGGAGAAGCGCAACGCGATCTACGGCTACGGTTATGGCTACGGTTACGGCTACGGCTATGGAGACACCCCGCCAGAACAGCCGCAGACTTGA
- a CDS encoding PhzF family phenazine biosynthesis protein, with protein sequence MTQTSLPRIVDVFVGKGALGNPAAVVTCPNLPPEDEMQRQAARIGTPATAFVDGSDAVRWFSPDHEIALCGHGALAVGHVLIGAGKGDKVALRTRDGGVVSVRRLSGDGRYEVGLPEIRTAPKELHALAGALRVTPLQIRWNEAGYVLAILETAQEVREIAPDIQMLAALGNWQVSVSAPGDIDGADIVSRVFSGGGKEDAATGSAHAALAPYWCERLGRDRITAYQASQRGGWLDCGIGPAGTIHIGGAVRDQRSG encoded by the coding sequence GTGACGCAAACCTCGCTTCCGCGCATTGTCGATGTCTTCGTCGGGAAGGGCGCGCTCGGCAATCCTGCTGCGGTGGTCACCTGCCCGAACCTCCCGCCTGAGGATGAAATGCAGCGGCAGGCAGCCCGGATCGGTACTCCCGCCACTGCCTTCGTCGATGGCAGTGACGCGGTGCGGTGGTTCTCGCCCGACCACGAAATCGCTCTCTGCGGGCATGGAGCACTGGCGGTCGGCCATGTGCTGATAGGCGCAGGGAAGGGCGACAAGGTAGCACTGCGCACCAGGGACGGCGGGGTGGTTAGCGTCAGGCGGCTATCCGGCGACGGGCGTTACGAAGTGGGCCTTCCCGAAATTCGCACTGCGCCAAAAGAACTGCACGCATTGGCAGGTGCCCTGCGGGTTACGCCGCTCCAAATCCGCTGGAACGAAGCGGGTTATGTGCTGGCCATTCTCGAAACGGCGCAGGAGGTGCGCGAGATTGCTCCCGATATTCAGATGCTCGCGGCGCTCGGCAATTGGCAGGTCAGCGTTTCAGCACCCGGCGACATCGACGGGGCAGACATCGTCAGCCGGGTCTTCTCGGGCGGCGGCAAGGAAGATGCAGCGACCGGTTCGGCGCACGCCGCGCTTGCGCCCTATTGGTGCGAGCGGCTGGGGAGGGATCGCATCACCGCATATCAGGCAAGCCAGCGGGGTGGCTGGCTCGATTGCGGGATCGGCCCCGCAGGAACGATCCATATTGGCGGCGCAGTGCGCGATCAGCGTTCGGGGTAG
- the fabI gene encoding enoyl-ACP reductase FabI produces the protein MGGLMQGKRGLIMGLANDKSLAWGIAKQLAEHGAELAFSYQGDALAKRVKPLAEQLGSDFLIECDVSDMDALDSAFDALKARWDTLDFVVHAIGYSDKNELRGKYVDTSLDNFLMTMNISAYSLVAVAKRAAEMMPPLQEDGSGGGSILTLTYYGAEKVIPHYNVMGVAKAALETSVKYLANDLGPAGIRVNAISAGPIKTLAASGIGDFRYILKWNEYNSPMRRNVTIDDVGGSGLYFLSDLSSGVTGETHHVDAGYHVVGMKQEDAPDIALG, from the coding sequence ATGGGCGGTCTGATGCAGGGAAAACGCGGGCTCATCATGGGCCTTGCCAACGACAAGTCGCTCGCGTGGGGGATCGCTAAGCAACTGGCCGAACACGGGGCCGAACTGGCATTTTCCTATCAGGGCGACGCGCTGGCAAAGCGTGTGAAGCCGCTCGCCGAACAGCTCGGCAGCGATTTCCTGATCGAATGCGACGTATCCGACATGGATGCGCTCGATTCCGCCTTCGATGCGCTCAAGGCGCGGTGGGACACGCTCGACTTCGTCGTTCACGCGATCGGTTATTCGGACAAGAACGAACTGCGCGGCAAATATGTCGATACCAGCCTCGACAACTTCCTGATGACGATGAACATTTCCGCCTATTCGCTGGTCGCCGTGGCCAAGCGTGCGGCCGAAATGATGCCGCCGCTGCAGGAAGACGGATCGGGCGGCGGCTCGATCCTGACGCTGACCTATTACGGCGCGGAGAAAGTCATCCCGCATTACAACGTGATGGGCGTTGCCAAGGCGGCGCTTGAGACCAGCGTGAAGTACCTCGCCAACGATCTTGGCCCGGCTGGCATCCGCGTCAATGCGATCAGCGCCGGCCCGATCAAGACGCTCGCCGCGAGCGGGATCGGCGATTTCCGCTACATCCTGAAATGGAACGAATATAATTCGCCCATGCGCCGCAATGTCACGATCGACGATGTCGGCGGATCAGGTCTGTATTTCCTTTCCGACCTGTCATCGGGCGTGACCGGCGAAACGCATCACGTCGATGCAGGCTATCACGTGGTCGGAATGAAGCAGGAAGACGCGCCCGACATCGCCCTGGGTTGA
- a CDS encoding cation diffusion facilitator family transporter produces MSATHTDNRASLNRQAAFASIATAVLLVSLKTWAAWRTGSTAMLGSLADSALDLIASLATLVGVWIASMPADEDHRFGHGKAEALAAIFQVMLIAISATGIGYRAIDRLVNGSETAAAAEGIGVSLIAIAATLALLTWQRFVIRRTGSLAIKTDNVHYQSDLLLNLAVIAALVIDQYLGFTKADPLFGLGIAAWLAWGAWHAATEAIDHLMDKEWPDERREAFLQVLAKHPDIRGVHDLRTRTSGMDDFVQFHMAVDPGLSIVEAHDLMDEVEARLARDFPGVEVLIHPDPEGLIDEEGVAAEELLPERPE; encoded by the coding sequence ATGAGCGCGACGCACACCGACAATCGCGCCTCGCTCAATCGCCAGGCCGCCTTCGCTTCCATTGCAACTGCGGTCCTGCTGGTGTCGCTCAAGACATGGGCGGCATGGCGCACCGGTTCGACGGCAATGCTCGGCAGCCTTGCCGATTCGGCGCTCGACCTGATTGCCAGCCTTGCGACGCTGGTCGGGGTATGGATCGCCTCCATGCCCGCCGACGAAGATCACCGCTTCGGCCATGGCAAGGCAGAGGCACTGGCCGCGATCTTCCAGGTCATGCTGATCGCTATTTCGGCAACCGGGATCGGTTATCGCGCGATCGACCGGCTGGTGAACGGCAGCGAGACTGCGGCAGCTGCCGAAGGTATCGGCGTTTCGCTGATCGCGATTGCCGCCACGCTCGCCCTGCTGACATGGCAGCGCTTCGTCATCCGGCGCACCGGCAGCCTCGCGATCAAGACCGACAATGTCCATTACCAGTCGGACCTGCTGCTCAACCTTGCGGTTATCGCGGCGCTGGTGATCGACCAGTATCTCGGCTTTACCAAGGCCGACCCGCTGTTCGGCCTCGGCATCGCAGCCTGGCTCGCATGGGGCGCATGGCATGCCGCGACCGAGGCGATCGACCATTTGATGGACAAGGAATGGCCGGATGAACGGCGCGAGGCGTTCCTCCAGGTTCTGGCGAAGCACCCCGACATTCGCGGCGTGCACGACCTGCGCACACGCACCAGCGGGATGGACGATTTCGTCCAGTTCCACATGGCGGTCGACCCGGGCCTTTCCATCGTCGAGGCCCACGACCTGATGGACGAGGTCGAGGCCCGGCTGGCCCGGGACTTCCCCGGTGTCGAAGTCCTGATCCATCCCGATCCGGAAGGGTTGATCGATGAAGAGGGCGTCGCTGCCGAGGAACTGCTCCCCGAACGGCCCGAGTGA
- a CDS encoding YihY/virulence factor BrkB family protein, with the protein MSKPHIHPPEERHIHSLSPEARRMEARSLRGRMIDQVGPGTRFFAIAKRTIVGAYNDGFIHAGNLAYLAMLAIFPFFILGAALFSLFGEPGDRAEMIRTILIAMPPTVADVIRPVAEDVIDARQGWLLWAGALVALWTVSSLIETIRDILRRAYGTEPTHAFWKYRLFSFGLIIASVVLLMLSLLAQVMIGTAQQVIDAYFPQLLGVVGDLHISRIVPGLALLGSLYLLFYTLTPGAYRSRRYPKWPGAMLTTGWWLAVTGIMPAVLRQFFAYNLTYGSLAGIMVVMFFFWLVGLGMVIGAELNAALAVSPEEEACETGDET; encoded by the coding sequence ATGAGCAAGCCCCATATCCACCCACCCGAAGAACGGCATATCCATTCGCTTTCGCCCGAAGCGCGGCGGATGGAAGCGCGAAGCCTGCGGGGTCGCATGATCGACCAGGTCGGTCCGGGGACTCGCTTTTTCGCGATTGCCAAGCGGACCATTGTCGGCGCTTATAACGACGGCTTCATCCACGCGGGCAACCTTGCCTATCTCGCCATGCTGGCGATTTTTCCCTTCTTCATCCTCGGCGCTGCGCTGTTTTCCCTGTTCGGAGAGCCGGGCGACCGAGCCGAGATGATCCGTACGATCCTGATCGCCATGCCGCCGACGGTTGCGGACGTGATCCGGCCTGTCGCCGAAGACGTTATCGACGCGCGCCAGGGCTGGCTTTTGTGGGCAGGCGCGCTGGTTGCGCTGTGGACCGTCTCCAGCCTGATCGAGACCATTCGCGACATCCTGCGCCGTGCCTATGGCACCGAACCGACGCACGCCTTCTGGAAATATCGCCTGTTTTCCTTCGGCCTGATCATCGCGTCCGTCGTCCTGCTGATGCTCTCGCTGCTGGCGCAAGTGATGATCGGCACGGCGCAGCAGGTGATCGATGCCTATTTCCCGCAATTGCTGGGCGTGGTCGGCGACCTCCACATTTCGCGGATCGTGCCGGGTCTTGCCCTGCTCGGCTCGCTCTACCTGCTGTTCTACACCCTCACGCCCGGCGCCTATCGTTCGCGCCGCTATCCCAAATGGCCGGGGGCGATGCTGACGACGGGGTGGTGGCTGGCGGTCACCGGCATCATGCCGGCAGTGCTGCGGCAGTTCTTCGCCTACAACCTGACCTACGGCAGCCTTGCCGGGATCATGGTGGTGATGTTCTTTTTCTGGCTCGTTGGCCTCGGTATGGTTATCGGGGCCGAGTTGAATGCTGCGCTGGCCGTATCGCCCGAAGAAGAGGCGTGCGAAACCGGCGATGAAACCTAA
- a CDS encoding O-antigen ligase family protein → MRVFKSDAMPGLTYGWIVMAVLGAAVAFLGGSSRVDVVQLIALRPLAFLLLIPALYLATSERLRPGRTPIMLMVALMALMTLQLLPLPPAVWQSLPGRETIAEFEKVAGLGENWRPLSLVPGRTLNTLMSLAIPFCALIAALSSGFRSVTILAAIAIVGVVDASLGILQVASGGTGALYYYAVTNEGTPVGIFANQNHSAVFSALCMMILVQIGTSGEHGLRGAGAKTVIGALYVLVLIAALLSGSRAGFLLTMLAVLFTIFTLWQAIAGSSSAARPRLLRKLPAPSARLLLGFVVLSLASVIAAFAVMGSAPAAGSFAETANFDDMRVRIFPVLVEMLSVFWLPGSGFGSFEEVYHMFEPAELLSPYYINQAHNDWLQFAIEGGIAGIVWLAVALAWLLKAVWAMRNHGDGALRHTVFWLAIIATIVLASAVDYPLRTPIFQLVLGWLAAALVVQKARYRVRA, encoded by the coding sequence ATGAGGGTCTTCAAGAGCGATGCCATGCCGGGGTTGACCTACGGCTGGATCGTCATGGCGGTTCTGGGCGCCGCGGTCGCGTTTCTCGGGGGAAGCTCCCGTGTCGATGTCGTCCAGTTGATCGCGTTGCGACCGCTGGCATTCCTGCTTTTGATCCCGGCGCTTTACCTCGCCACCAGCGAACGCCTGCGACCCGGTAGGACGCCGATCATGCTGATGGTTGCGCTGATGGCGCTGATGACACTCCAGCTTCTGCCGTTGCCTCCGGCGGTGTGGCAGTCGCTGCCTGGCCGCGAGACAATTGCCGAGTTCGAAAAGGTTGCGGGCCTTGGAGAAAACTGGCGACCGCTTTCGCTGGTGCCGGGGCGCACGCTCAACACGCTGATGAGCCTCGCCATTCCGTTTTGCGCGCTGATCGCAGCCTTGTCGTCCGGTTTTCGCTCGGTAACGATCCTCGCGGCAATCGCGATCGTCGGTGTTGTCGATGCTTCGCTCGGTATCCTCCAGGTGGCGAGCGGCGGCACGGGCGCACTCTATTATTATGCCGTAACGAACGAGGGTACGCCGGTCGGAATTTTCGCCAACCAGAACCACTCGGCAGTATTTTCCGCGCTTTGCATGATGATCCTCGTCCAGATCGGGACGAGCGGCGAACACGGCTTGCGCGGGGCGGGGGCGAAAACGGTTATCGGTGCGCTCTACGTGCTCGTTCTGATCGCAGCCTTGCTCAGCGGGTCGCGTGCTGGTTTCCTTCTCACCATGCTGGCGGTGCTTTTTACCATCTTCACCCTGTGGCAGGCGATTGCGGGGTCAAGCTCGGCCGCGCGGCCGCGGCTGTTGCGAAAGCTACCGGCACCTTCGGCGAGATTGCTGTTGGGTTTCGTCGTGCTGTCGCTGGCATCGGTCATTGCCGCCTTCGCAGTCATGGGCAGTGCGCCTGCTGCCGGGTCTTTCGCGGAAACTGCCAACTTCGACGACATGCGGGTGCGCATTTTCCCCGTACTGGTCGAAATGCTTTCGGTCTTCTGGCTGCCGGGGTCGGGTTTCGGGTCGTTCGAGGAAGTGTACCACATGTTCGAGCCGGCCGAGTTGCTGAGCCCATATTACATCAACCAGGCGCATAATGACTGGCTGCAATTCGCAATCGAGGGCGGCATTGCGGGGATTGTGTGGCTCGCCGTTGCTCTTGCCTGGCTCTTGAAGGCCGTGTGGGCCATGCGCAACCATGGCGATGGCGCGCTTCGTCACACAGTGTTCTGGCTGGCGATCATCGCCACTATCGTGCTTGCGAGCGCCGTCGATTACCCCCTTCGAACGCCGATCTTCCAACTCGTACTTGGCTGGTTGGCGGCCGCCCTGGTCGTGCAAAAGGCCCGCTATCGGGTGCGCGCATGA
- a CDS encoding polysaccharide biosynthesis/export family protein gives MPAPRGSSILRLGPQETVKITVADAEGLTGTYLTDVDGKLELPLIGTVDALGNTPSDVARKIEDRLRGQFILDPRVQVIPEREIAATISIGGEVSRSGTLPAASSYTLLRALNNAGGFSRYAKRDEILVMRVVEGQEYIGVYSYKEISRGNAPDPAIFPGDIVMVGDSPARRQFEDILNYVGAISATLILVNRVDRSF, from the coding sequence TTGCCTGCCCCCAGGGGAAGCTCGATCCTGCGACTGGGACCGCAGGAGACGGTCAAGATCACCGTGGCCGATGCAGAAGGGCTGACGGGAACTTACCTCACCGACGTCGATGGCAAGCTCGAGTTGCCCCTGATCGGAACGGTAGATGCGCTCGGAAACACACCATCGGACGTCGCGCGCAAGATCGAAGATCGTTTGCGGGGGCAGTTTATTCTCGATCCCCGGGTACAGGTCATTCCCGAACGTGAAATAGCCGCAACGATTTCGATCGGTGGCGAGGTCAGCAGGTCGGGCACATTGCCTGCCGCTTCGTCATACACCTTGCTGCGCGCGCTCAACAATGCTGGCGGGTTCAGCCGCTATGCCAAGCGGGACGAAATTCTCGTGATGCGTGTCGTGGAAGGGCAGGAGTACATCGGCGTCTATAGCTACAAGGAAATTTCCCGCGGCAATGCGCCCGATCCGGCGATCTTCCCTGGTGACATCGTGATGGTCGGCGATTCACCTGCGCGCCGCCAGTTCGAAGACATCCTCAATTATGTCGGCGCGATTTCTGCGACGCTGATCCTGGTCAATCGAGTGGATAGAAGTTTCTGA
- a CDS encoding DnaJ C-terminal domain-containing protein, with amino-acid sequence MADPYQTLGVARTASEAEIKSAYRKLAKELHPDRNKDKPNAAERFSQVTSAYDLLSDKTKRAQFDRGEIDGDGNPTNPFAGMGGGGGYGGQGGGQRGFRPEDFQGFGGEDMDLGDLFEGLFGGGGRRPGNMGGGFGSQRRPPPPRKGADINYRLAVSFIDAATRKDQRITLADGKTIDLKLPAGVEDGTQMRLKGKGQEAAGGPGDGLVMVEVGGHPFFKRDGDNIRMDLPITLDEALGGAKVKCPTADGPVMLTIKPGTSGGTVMRLKGKGWSTKAGGRGDQLVTLEIQMPSDTSELAKRLEGWKDESNPRAKLGV; translated from the coding sequence ATGGCCGATCCGTATCAGACACTTGGCGTAGCGCGCACCGCCTCCGAAGCGGAGATCAAGAGCGCCTATCGCAAGCTCGCCAAGGAACTGCATCCCGACCGCAACAAGGACAAGCCGAACGCGGCCGAGCGCTTCTCGCAAGTGACGAGCGCCTACGACCTCCTGTCCGACAAGACCAAGCGCGCCCAGTTCGACCGCGGCGAGATCGACGGCGACGGCAACCCGACCAACCCGTTCGCCGGGATGGGCGGTGGCGGCGGCTATGGTGGCCAAGGCGGGGGCCAGCGCGGTTTCCGCCCGGAAGATTTCCAGGGCTTCGGCGGCGAGGACATGGACCTTGGCGACCTGTTCGAAGGGTTGTTCGGCGGCGGTGGACGGCGCCCCGGCAATATGGGCGGCGGTTTCGGCAGCCAGCGGCGGCCACCTCCCCCACGAAAAGGGGCCGATATCAATTATCGCCTCGCCGTGTCCTTCATCGATGCCGCCACGCGCAAGGACCAGCGGATTACCCTGGCCGACGGCAAGACCATCGACCTCAAGCTTCCGGCAGGGGTCGAGGACGGCACCCAGATGCGGCTGAAGGGCAAGGGCCAGGAAGCCGCTGGCGGACCGGGCGACGGCCTCGTCATGGTCGAGGTTGGCGGGCACCCGTTCTTCAAGCGCGATGGCGACAATATCCGGATGGACCTGCCCATTACCCTCGACGAGGCGCTGGGCGGCGCGAAGGTCAAGTGCCCGACCGCCGATGGCCCTGTCATGCTGACGATCAAGCCCGGCACCAGTGGCGGCACGGTGATGCGGTTGAAAGGCAAGGGCTGGAGCACGAAGGCCGGCGGCAGGGGCGACCAGCTCGTCACGCTGGAAATCCAGATGCCGTCCGATACTTCGGAACTGGCCAAGCGGCTCGAAGGTTGGAAAGACGAAAGCAATCCGCGAGCGAAGCTCGGCGTCTAG